TAATGTATCTTCAAAGTGAACTATCTTGCCTAAAATAGCAGTTCTAAGGTAATCCTCAAATGAACTTATACCTCATAAGCGGGTAATTTTTAACGTCAGAAGCCTTTCATCAATTAACAAGTAGGTATGCTATGAAACGAACATTACAATTATTCTTTTCAGTCTTCTTTTTCTTACCATTTACTATTCAAGCTCAAACGGTTGCAGAATCAGACAACGATACACTACCGAAAATAAGTGAAGAAAAACGCATTTACACCACCAAACGAATTGAAGGAGCATCACCTACCATTGATGGAAAATTTGATGAAGCCTGTTGGGAAACCGTTGAATGGACGGGGGATTATGTACAGTGGAAACCCTATAATGCCAAAGCCCCAACGGCTCAAACCCAATTCAAAGTGTTATACGATGATAAGTACATTTACTTTGCCTATCGCTGTTTTGACGACCCCGAAAAAATCGTGCGGCGGATGTCTCGCCGAGATGGTTTTGAAGGAGATTGGGTAGAAATCAACATTGACAGCTATTTCGATAAACAAACGGCTTTTTCGTTCACTATCAGCGTTTCAGGTGTAAAAGGAGATGAAGCCGTCACCAACAATGGCAACAATTGGGATGGAAGTTGGGACCCAATATGGTACACCAAAACTGCAATAGACGACAAAGGCTGGACAGCAGAGGTGAAAATTCCATTGAGTCAACTTCGTTTTGCCAACAAAGAGGTACAAGTATGGGGTCTGCAATCTACTCGGCGGGTATTCAGGGCAGAAGAACGCTCAACATGGCAGTATGTTCCTCTGAATGAATCGGGTTGGGTGCATCGTTTTGGTGAATTACACGGTTTGGAAGGCATCAAACCCCAAAAACAAATCGAACTCGAACCGTATATCCTCGCACAAACAGAAACTTTTGAAAAAGAAGAGGGTAATCCTTTTGCAACAGGCAGCGACTCCAATGTGGATGTGGGTTTGAATGGCAAAATTGGAGTAACCAGTGATTTGACCCTTGATTTTACTGTCAATCCCGATTTTGGGCAAGTTGAAGCCGACCCTTCAGTGGTCAATATTGACGGTTTTGCGGTGTTTTTTCAAGAGCGTCGCCCCTTTTTCATTGAAGGTAGAAACATTTTCGATTACCAACTCACCCCCGCACAAGCAGATGGCCCTTATAGCAGCGACAATCTTTTTTATTCTCGCAGAATTGGCCGTTCTCCCCATCACTATCCCGATGTGGACGATGATGCCTATATCAATCAGCCTGTGCAAACTTCCATCATTGGCGCAGCTAAATTGTCTGGAAAAACCAAAAAAGGACTTTCAATCGGCATTTTGGAGAGCGTGACTTCAAAAGAGGAGGCAACGATCGCTTTGCCGAATGATGATGAACAGACCAAAACGGTGGTAGAACCACTAACAAATTATTTTGTGGCACGGGTAGCGCAGGACTTCAATGAGCGCAACAGTCAGATTGGAGGAATTTTTACGGCAGTGAATCGCAGTAATATAGACCAATACTCCGAGTTGAATTTTTTGCGAAAAAATGCCTACACAGGAGGAGTGGATTTCATTCACCGATGGAAAGACCAATCTCGCTATATTTCAGGAAATTTGCTGGGGAGTTATGTCAATGGCAGTACAGAGTCCATTACAGAAACTCAAGAATCTTTTATCCACAACTTCCAACGTCCTGATGCAGATTACATTGAAATTGACACAACCCGCACTTCTATGACAGGAACGGCAGGCACATTGAGGCTCGGAAAAGTGGGAGGCGATTTGGTTTATGAAGGCGGATTGACTTGGCGTTCGCCCTCTTTGGAGATGAATGACATAGGTTTTCAACAAAATAGCGACTATTTTATTCATTTTCTCTGGGCAGGATACCGCATCACCGAACCCTTCGGCATTTTTTACGACATCCGCTTCAACTACAATCACTGGTTTGGTTGGGACATGGGCGGCACTTTCAATTATCAAGCAAACAATATCAATGCACACGCCAACTTCAAAAACTTTTGGAGTGCAGGTATGGGCATTTACCTCGAAAATTATTGGAAAAGTGACAGGCAATTGCGTGGAGGGCCTTATCTACGCATGTCACCAGGTATGAATTGGTGGGGGTATCTGAATACCAACCAACGCAAAAAGCTGCAACTGAGCATTGAATGGAACAAAAATGGCTCTTATGATGGCAGTATTTCTGGTGCAGGATTGAGTATGAACCTGAATTATCAACCCATTCATGCCCTCAAAATTTCGGTAGGTCCTTCGTATGGCAAAAATGTAAGAGAAACACAATACGTTGATAATGTCGACTATGGAAATGATGTTCGATACATAACTGCAAAAGTAAATCAAGATACCTACAGTTTGACGACAAGAGTGGACTACACGATTTTACCCAACCTGACTTTGCAGTTTTGGGGACAACCCTTTATTTCAAAAGGAGAATATACGGACTTCAAACGCATTACCGATAATTTAGCGACAGACATCAGCAACCGATTCTATACATTTGCGCCTTCTGAAATCAACTTCAATTCGGAAGACGAAGAGTTTGTTGTAGATGAAAATCAAGACGGAACAACAGACTATACTTTTGGGAATCCTGACTTCAATTACCTTGAATTTCGCTCCAATTTTGTGGCTCGTTGGGAGTACATTCCAGGTTCTACTATCTTTTTGGTGTGGTCACAAAACCGTGGAGATAACCCTACTTTGACCGATCGAAGTTTTGGCAAATTGACCAGCAACTTGTTCGATGTAAGTGCAAGGAATACATTTTTATTGAAGTTTACCTATCGGTTTTTGAAGTAAATTCATTCCCATTATGAACCACCTCACCATCATCAGAGGCGCAAATGGAGCAGGGAAAACCACCTTTGCCGAGTAGTTCACCAAAGACAAATCTCTGCCTTGTGGTAGAATCTACTTTGTCGGGAAATTGCTTATTGAAGGTAGTGCAAAGGGTGAAAGCACAAGGGTATCAAATCAGTTTGGTGTATATTTTCTTGGATTCCCCAGAAACTTGTATTCAACGGGTTCGTGCAAGGGTATTGAAGGGCGGACATCATATTCCAGATGAAGATGTGATTCGGAGGTATTACCGAAGTATTCGGCAAAAACGGAATCGTCTATTATGAACTACCCGATGGAACGATTACCCAGGAAAAGCCCAAAGGTTTTTAGGGCAGCAAGTAGTCAGTCTTTTTACTTAAAAACCTCTGTGCCTTTGTGTCGCTGTGTTCAATTCTATTCCCCAAACAACACCCCAGGATTCATAACCCCTTTTTCGTCCACCACTGCCTTGATGCCCTTCAAAATCCGCTCAAACGGTTCACTCTGTTGCTGCTTGTAATAAGGCGCATGGTCTTTGCCGACTGCATGATGGTGGGTAATTGTACCGCCATTGTCAATGATCGCTTGCGAAACAGCCGCTTTGATGGCATCCCATTGCGCCATTTCCTGCCCTTTTTTGCCTTTCGCCATGACGGTGTAATAAGGCGCAGGGCCGTCTGTGTAGAGGTGTGTGAAACGGCAAGTCACTAGACCCACACCACAATGTTCCTTCACCGCATCACGAGCAGCCTTTTCTACCGCCTTGTGAAAAACTTCAAACTGATCCCAAGTCACCGCCGTTTCAAAAGTCTCCAAAATCAACCCAAAACGCATCAATTCATCCCGCATATAGGGCGCACGCAAAAATGAGGCTTTCCAAGCATTGGCCTTTTGATTGGTTGCAGATTTTGAAGTAGCTAGCTCGGTTTTTTTCGGAGTATCTTTCCAATTACCACCACATTTTCCGCAAACCTCCAAAGCCAATTGCATTTTTTCGCTGACATCGTGGTGATGCGACTCAAAACCCACAATCAACACGCTGTCTTTGCCGCTTCCCAAACCATTGAAGAAGGCTTCAAAAGGGCTAATTAATCGGGCATTCGTTGGATTCAAACCCGTTTGAGCCAACTGACGACAAGCCTCCGATGCTTTCATAAAGTCATCAAAATGAACGGTTACAGTTTTTTTGAAAGTTGGAATCGTTTGCAGCCGCACCCATGCCTCGGTAATCACTCCAAAAACGCCCTCCGAGCCACAAATCAAACGTTCCTCACTCGGTCCAGCACCAGAACCTGGCAAACGTCTTGTTTCCCAAACCCCATTTGGAGTCAACATTCTCACGCCTTGCACAAACTCGTCAATGTGGGTGTAAAGCGTGGCGAAATGTCCGCCCGACCTCGTAGCAATCCATCCTCCCAAAGTCGAAAACTCAAAACTTTGGGGATAATGCCGCATCGTCAAACCGTGTGGCTTCAAAGCCGCCTCCAATGCAGGGCCAAAAATCCCTGCTTGAATCCGAGCGCATCGACTATGGTGGTCAATCTCCAAAACTTGATCGAAGTGTTTCATATCTAAGGTAATCACTCCACGAAAATCTTCCGATTCGGTAGGTTCAACACCTCCAACCACACTCGACCCACCGCCAAAGGGTATCAAAGCGATGTCGTTTTGGCTCGCAAAATCCATGACCTCCTTCAATTCTGCTTCGTCTTTTGGATAGGCAACATAATCTGGAGGATTGTGAAATTGGCCATGCAGCCCCCGCCAAATATCCCGAAATGACTTGCCATAACTGTGTGCTGCTCGGTCGTAAGTCGCATCCGTACAAATGCCCTGCAAATCTTCGGGCAGCGCAAATCTTGGCTTTCGCAATTGTAAATCCTCCAATTTAGGCGGTTCGATTTCCTCCAATTCTCGGATGTCGAAAGCCATTTGTAGGCTTTGTTTAGTGGCTACAATAACTTCTTTGGGTATTTCATATTCATCGTAGCCCCATCCCCAAAAACTCCGTGTTTGCATATTGTTGTATTCTTTTTGCTCGTAAATTGTTTGTAGGGATAAAGATAGAAAATCCACTTCCAAATCCTGTTAAACCTTAACAACTCACTTTCCAAATCTACTTTCCTATTTCATCTAAAGAGCCACAAAAAAATCACAAAAAAACCTCTCAAGTGGTAACAATTTCCTCCTTCAATTCATTAAACAAATTGAGAAACCTTTGAATCAAAAACAATCCATCAACTATGGAAACATCTGCTACTTCAATAAAATCCTTTCAAAATCCTTTCAAAACTGTCTTGACTTTTGTAAATATTTGTCTGCTTTTACTCACTGCATTTCCTTCAAAAGTTGCCGCTCAAGAAACAAGCCTGCTTAATCCTATTATTTTTTGTACGCAAGTGCCACAACCTGATGATTTTTTGACACTCATGTCCACTTTTGGCAATCACATAGGAAGTGTACAAAGTGCACCAAGAGGAGGGGATTTGTGGATATGGTATCCCGATGGAACATTGAAAAACCTGACCCAAACAGCAGGCTACGGCAATGCAGGAGATGGTTTTGGGAATGCGTTCCAGCAAGGCGCAACTTCCATTGCAGTG
This window of the Chitinophagales bacterium genome carries:
- a CDS encoding DUF5916 domain-containing protein: MKRTLQLFFSVFFFLPFTIQAQTVAESDNDTLPKISEEKRIYTTKRIEGASPTIDGKFDEACWETVEWTGDYVQWKPYNAKAPTAQTQFKVLYDDKYIYFAYRCFDDPEKIVRRMSRRDGFEGDWVEINIDSYFDKQTAFSFTISVSGVKGDEAVTNNGNNWDGSWDPIWYTKTAIDDKGWTAEVKIPLSQLRFANKEVQVWGLQSTRRVFRAEERSTWQYVPLNESGWVHRFGELHGLEGIKPQKQIELEPYILAQTETFEKEEGNPFATGSDSNVDVGLNGKIGVTSDLTLDFTVNPDFGQVEADPSVVNIDGFAVFFQERRPFFIEGRNIFDYQLTPAQADGPYSSDNLFYSRRIGRSPHHYPDVDDDAYINQPVQTSIIGAAKLSGKTKKGLSIGILESVTSKEEATIALPNDDEQTKTVVEPLTNYFVARVAQDFNERNSQIGGIFTAVNRSNIDQYSELNFLRKNAYTGGVDFIHRWKDQSRYISGNLLGSYVNGSTESITETQESFIHNFQRPDADYIEIDTTRTSMTGTAGTLRLGKVGGDLVYEGGLTWRSPSLEMNDIGFQQNSDYFIHFLWAGYRITEPFGIFYDIRFNYNHWFGWDMGGTFNYQANNINAHANFKNFWSAGMGIYLENYWKSDRQLRGGPYLRMSPGMNWWGYLNTNQRKKLQLSIEWNKNGSYDGSISGAGLSMNLNYQPIHALKISVGPSYGKNVRETQYVDNVDYGNDVRYITAKVNQDTYSLTTRVDYTILPNLTLQFWGQPFISKGEYTDFKRITDNLATDISNRFYTFAPSEINFNSEDEEFVVDENQDGTTDYTFGNPDFNYLEFRSNFVARWEYIPGSTIFLVWSQNRGDNPTLTDRSFGKLTSNLFDVSARNTFLLKFTYRFLK
- a CDS encoding FAD-binding oxidoreductase — its product is MQTRSFWGWGYDEYEIPKEVIVATKQSLQMAFDIRELEEIEPPKLEDLQLRKPRFALPEDLQGICTDATYDRAAHSYGKSFRDIWRGLHGQFHNPPDYVAYPKDEAELKEVMDFASQNDIALIPFGGGSSVVGGVEPTESEDFRGVITLDMKHFDQVLEIDHHSRCARIQAGIFGPALEAALKPHGLTMRHYPQSFEFSTLGGWIATRSGGHFATLYTHIDEFVQGVRMLTPNGVWETRRLPGSGAGPSEERLICGSEGVFGVITEAWVRLQTIPTFKKTVTVHFDDFMKASEACRQLAQTGLNPTNARLISPFEAFFNGLGSGKDSVLIVGFESHHHDVSEKMQLALEVCGKCGGNWKDTPKKTELATSKSATNQKANAWKASFLRAPYMRDELMRFGLILETFETAVTWDQFEVFHKAVEKAARDAVKEHCGVGLVTCRFTHLYTDGPAPYYTVMAKGKKGQEMAQWDAIKAAVSQAIIDNGGTITHHHAVGKDHAPYYKQQQSEPFERILKGIKAVVDEKGVMNPGVLFGE